One genomic region from Leptospira stimsonii encodes:
- a CDS encoding SOS response-associated peptidase, which translates to MCSRFAQSNRWSKAKAFQFANDINETRSRFNVVYTESALIILKPGTDYTVEDARFWLMAPWSKSIKDSLQYSTGNAKSETIFELKSFKEPIFSSRCIIPCDAVFEPIGPSGSKQPYALRLNDNEPFGMAGIYSRWQNPETKERIQTFSIITVPSNELFTKYHPKQRMPVILPPENYEAWLDTKLNTKEQISQFFQIYPSELMHAYPVSKLLLSPKNKLEGEECLKEISLEEKRDTLF; encoded by the coding sequence ATGTGTTCTAGATTTGCTCAATCAAACCGCTGGTCGAAAGCGAAGGCTTTTCAATTTGCAAACGATATAAACGAAACGCGAAGTCGCTTTAATGTCGTCTATACTGAAAGCGCGCTTATAATCTTAAAACCAGGCACCGACTACACTGTAGAGGATGCTCGATTTTGGCTCATGGCTCCTTGGTCAAAAAGCATAAAAGATTCCCTACAATACTCAACCGGTAACGCTAAGTCCGAAACTATATTCGAATTAAAATCTTTTAAGGAGCCGATTTTTTCTTCGAGGTGTATTATTCCTTGCGACGCAGTTTTCGAACCGATCGGTCCGAGCGGATCCAAACAACCGTATGCTCTTAGGCTAAACGATAATGAGCCCTTCGGAATGGCCGGAATTTATTCCCGTTGGCAGAACCCCGAAACGAAAGAAAGGATTCAAACTTTTTCGATTATCACAGTCCCTTCAAACGAACTTTTCACGAAATATCACCCTAAACAAAGAATGCCTGTTATCCTTCCGCCGGAGAATTACGAAGCATGGCTCGACACAAAATTAAATACAAAGGAACAAATATCGCAATTCTTCCAAATTTATCCTTCGGAATTAATGCACGCCTACCCTGTTTCCAAATTATTATTGTCTCCTAAGAATAAGCTCGAAGGTGAAGAATGCCTGAAAGAAATTTCTTTAGAAGAAAAAAGAGATACGCTTTTTTAA
- a CDS encoding Y-family DNA polymerase: MSSTSSKGNRIFALVDVNNFYVSCERVFRPDLENVPLVVLSNNDGCAVSRSEEAKAIGITMGMPIFKAADLVKTGRLVTLSSNYTLYGEMSHRFRGVLEQLCPDVEQYSIDECFLEPTDFVKEEDLVEFGHKVKETIQRYLGLPVCVGIGATKTLAKVANKIAKSKLDSRGVFRIDPEKRESILSKIHPSDIWGIGPAYARFLEECNITNALEFSRLPDDWIRKQMTIVGLRLAYELRGTVCYGMEHSPPPKKEIVVGRAYGDYVSDLQSIIEATTTYLSRAVEKLWKEDRYAQALSVFIRTDPFKKEDKQYQETIYMKIPYATKDLFELQAYCIAGVKTIFKPGYRYKKSGVMLSELTNESKRQQDLFYRGNGDQATKAVMEINSKFYSGKIRTAITGIGPRSWRMRRDQISKSPLHSWKDIPVVRV; this comes from the coding sequence TTGTCATCCACAAGTTCTAAAGGAAATCGCATCTTCGCTTTAGTCGATGTGAACAATTTTTATGTTTCCTGTGAAAGAGTTTTTCGTCCGGACTTAGAAAATGTTCCCCTTGTCGTACTATCAAATAACGACGGTTGTGCAGTTTCTAGGAGCGAAGAAGCAAAAGCGATTGGTATTACAATGGGAATGCCAATATTCAAAGCCGCTGATTTAGTAAAGACCGGCCGCCTAGTTACCCTCTCAAGCAATTATACTCTATATGGTGAGATGAGTCATCGATTCCGAGGAGTGCTTGAACAGCTTTGTCCGGATGTAGAGCAATATTCAATTGATGAATGTTTCTTGGAACCAACAGACTTTGTAAAAGAAGAAGACCTAGTTGAGTTTGGACACAAAGTAAAAGAAACGATTCAAAGATACTTAGGCCTTCCCGTATGTGTAGGAATTGGCGCGACAAAGACCTTGGCGAAAGTCGCAAATAAAATAGCGAAATCAAAATTGGATTCCAGAGGAGTCTTTAGAATTGATCCGGAAAAACGTGAATCCATCTTATCAAAAATTCATCCTTCGGATATTTGGGGCATTGGTCCCGCTTATGCTCGATTTTTAGAAGAATGTAATATAACGAACGCGCTCGAATTTTCAAGACTTCCGGACGACTGGATTCGAAAACAAATGACTATCGTTGGCCTTCGGCTCGCCTACGAACTTCGCGGAACCGTTTGTTATGGAATGGAGCACTCCCCTCCTCCGAAAAAAGAAATCGTAGTCGGTCGAGCTTACGGCGATTACGTTTCCGACTTACAAAGTATTATTGAAGCCACTACTACTTATCTTTCTCGGGCTGTTGAAAAACTTTGGAAAGAAGATCGATACGCTCAGGCTCTATCTGTATTCATTCGTACCGATCCTTTTAAAAAAGAAGACAAACAATACCAAGAAACAATTTATATGAAAATCCCCTATGCCACGAAGGATCTTTTTGAACTCCAGGCGTATTGTATAGCCGGAGTAAAAACCATCTTCAAACCAGGATACCGATACAAAAAAAGCGGTGTCATGCTCTCAGAATTAACAAACGAAAGCAAGCGTCAGCAGGATTTGTTTTATCGCGGCAATGGTGATCAAGCGACCAAGGCAGTGATGGAGATAAACTCCAAATTTTACTCAGGTAAGATAAGAACGGCGATCACGGGAATCGGTCCGCGATCGTGGAGAATGAGACGAGACCAAATTTCTAAAAGCCCGCTCCATAGCTGGAAGGACATTCCGGTTGTGAGGGTGTGA
- a CDS encoding LIMLP_19325 family protein has product MNINFRNLNAIKLSEKDLVEYENKNGIQFHPKDRETILKSSVYKTALQIAIKWNSFSRIPVGVENLLSKED; this is encoded by the coding sequence TTGAATATTAATTTTAGAAATCTAAACGCCATTAAACTAAGTGAAAAGGACTTAGTTGAGTATGAAAATAAAAACGGAATTCAGTTTCACCCAAAGGACCGTGAAACTATTCTAAAATCTTCAGTTTATAAAACAGCTCTACAAATTGCTATTAAATGGAATTCATTTTCAAGAATACCGGTAGGAGTAGAAAATCTACTTTCAAAAGAAGATTAA
- a CDS encoding helix-turn-helix domain-containing protein, translated as MLQANSQYKKLASSNNMTEPEALKRLKLVFEYLKKEHNLNQANVAKAFGVGDSALTRIRTGENSLTNRVLIQFETIYGISANWILKGEGEMMLPSLESRMDEDQKFLKMIDSRTGFREIIKTLSKLSDKNLLVIKSLAENLDPDQK; from the coding sequence TTGCTTCAAGCAAATAGTCAATATAAAAAACTTGCTTCAAGCAATAATATGACAGAACCCGAAGCACTAAAACGTTTAAAGTTAGTTTTTGAGTATTTGAAAAAGGAACATAATCTCAACCAAGCTAATGTCGCAAAAGCATTTGGAGTAGGGGACAGTGCTCTAACTCGTATCAGAACTGGTGAAAATTCGCTTACGAATAGAGTTTTGATACAATTTGAAACGATTTATGGAATCTCAGCAAATTGGATTCTCAAAGGGGAGGGCGAAATGATGCTTCCGAGCCTGGAATCTAGAATGGATGAAGATCAGAAATTTCTTAAAATGATCGATAGTCGAACTGGATTTAGAGAAATTATCAAAACCCTTTCGAAGCTCTCTGATAAAAACCTTTTAGTGATTAAGTCCTTAGCTGAAAATTTAGATCCCGACCAAAAATAG
- a CDS encoding LexA family protein has translation MLLLENFKLNRTIPLLRTPLHAGFPSQADDYLLKKLDPRDILELNPFTTYYMLISGHSWEGLNIYDGDRVIIDRSIPPSSGKLAIVVHEGGFTLKMLGKVEGRLCFLSQDSTGMILSIEDSHPYQIWGIVTFVIHKF, from the coding sequence ATGCTACTTTTAGAAAATTTCAAACTCAATAGAACGATTCCACTCTTACGAACGCCATTGCACGCGGGTTTCCCAAGTCAGGCGGACGATTATTTGTTAAAAAAACTCGATCCGCGAGATATTCTTGAGCTGAACCCTTTTACCACCTACTACATGCTGATTTCCGGTCATTCTTGGGAAGGATTGAATATTTACGATGGTGACAGAGTGATCATCGATAGATCAATTCCTCCTTCCTCGGGAAAATTGGCTATCGTCGTGCATGAAGGCGGATTCACTTTAAAGATGCTTGGCAAAGTTGAAGGGCGACTTTGTTTTCTTTCTCAAGATTCGACAGGTATGATTTTATCCATTGAGGATAGTCATCCGTATCAAATTTGGGGTATTGTAACCTTTGTCATCCACAAGTTCTAA
- a CDS encoding LBL_2463 family protein produces MSHTIAVSKSKIQTSLIGHQINGLESPEELMEVKKFISMVFAGGGYIKSSYTAFDLDQWSTWFYVTTENGLILSAMRVVEKRPNNFLPIEMAIIKGTDPPKRYVVLEDHVADWNSVAFVNSRTGWRAAVLNFAMVARFCLEKKYNMVYGFYDLKMPSIVRIYESVGVSLSEKYNKPVYFPESTLNGKPVQLSIIEIHKASLQKTVSKII; encoded by the coding sequence ATGTCGCATACAATCGCCGTATCAAAAAGTAAAATTCAGACTTCATTAATTGGACATCAAATCAACGGGTTAGAATCCCCGGAAGAATTGATGGAAGTTAAAAAATTTATTAGTATGGTGTTTGCTGGGGGAGGGTATATAAAATCCTCTTATACAGCCTTCGATTTGGATCAATGGTCTACCTGGTTTTACGTTACAACGGAAAACGGATTGATTCTCTCTGCTATGCGGGTCGTTGAGAAAAGGCCGAATAACTTTCTTCCAATTGAGATGGCTATTATTAAAGGAACCGATCCTCCAAAAAGGTATGTAGTTCTTGAGGATCATGTTGCAGATTGGAATAGTGTCGCGTTCGTGAACTCAAGGACCGGATGGCGGGCGGCGGTTTTAAATTTTGCAATGGTGGCAAGGTTCTGCCTTGAAAAAAAATACAATATGGTATATGGTTTCTACGATTTAAAGATGCCTTCCATCGTTAGAATTTACGAATCGGTCGGAGTTTCTTTGTCCGAAAAATACAATAAGCCTGTTTATTTTCCCGAATCAACTTTAAATGGAAAACCCGTTCAACTAAGCATCATAGAAATTCATAAAGCTAGTTTACAAAAAACTGTGTCAAAAATAATTTAA
- a CDS encoding LIC10906 family membrane protein, which produces MTHGLFVSIFCSISTFVLGIYVFRKSDLEHRKVRLYFLVLSFSLSIWILGSGLRNFLPAGLLKSAPNWILLSTVLVPITLHELVCLLIKENYKPSGIRQILELIFLGFLFHSGLNSNLIAVSESSISVYKPLPAYHVLISYSILYVGRSIYLLIQRTMKSKGMIRLQSFVLMLGVASALSVAILFVYILPMAGVYKGYFAAFGVLSWVYCWSVAILHYDAFEIREQILDGKKLPFLNRISSPPVLTLFRILDPNEYSMKLLVSKANVVLNVASKNHELAMNTNLETFERAEMVAGIYQNRIK; this is translated from the coding sequence ATGACGCATGGCCTATTTGTAAGTATATTTTGTTCAATTTCTACATTTGTCTTAGGGATTTACGTTTTTCGAAAATCTGACCTTGAGCATAGGAAGGTTCGTTTATATTTTTTGGTTCTTTCGTTTTCGCTTTCAATTTGGATTTTAGGTTCAGGTTTGAGGAATTTTCTTCCAGCAGGTCTACTTAAATCTGCTCCCAATTGGATTTTACTTTCGACCGTTTTGGTACCGATAACTCTACATGAATTAGTTTGTTTATTAATAAAAGAAAATTATAAACCTTCCGGCATTAGGCAAATCCTTGAGCTGATTTTTCTTGGTTTTCTTTTTCATTCGGGTTTGAATTCAAATCTAATTGCGGTTAGCGAATCCTCGATTTCTGTTTACAAACCGCTTCCAGCATATCACGTCTTGATTTCCTACTCGATTCTGTATGTCGGAAGATCTATCTATTTGTTGATCCAGCGAACTATGAAGAGCAAAGGAATGATAAGGCTACAATCATTTGTTTTGATGCTCGGAGTAGCTAGTGCTTTGTCGGTAGCTATCCTGTTTGTTTATATTCTTCCTATGGCTGGCGTCTACAAAGGATATTTTGCGGCCTTTGGAGTATTGAGCTGGGTCTATTGTTGGTCAGTCGCAATCTTACATTACGACGCTTTTGAAATAAGAGAACAAATTCTTGATGGAAAAAAATTACCGTTTCTAAACAGAATTTCCTCACCTCCAGTTTTAACTTTGTTTAGGATTTTGGATCCGAATGAATATTCTATGAAACTTTTAGTTAGCAAGGCGAATGTCGTTTTGAACGTTGCATCTAAAAATCACGAGCTCGCAATGAACACAAATTTAGAAACATTCGAGCGCGCAGAAATGGTTGCCGGGATCTACCAAAATCGTATAAAGTAA